In Syntrophorhabdaceae bacterium, one DNA window encodes the following:
- a CDS encoding DUF2284 domain-containing protein, with product MTRLDAYMEQAIGKGAKEAKVINPSTVFTAPWVRMKCRFGCPMHGKGLCCPPFTPTWVETRAVLDSYEQAILLHRQGTSGLDKAFNETLVDLERTLFLDGFYKALALGSGPCRICNECDPTGSCKNPMKARPSMESCGIDVFRTARENGFPIQTVRVKGDEKNLYGLLLVE from the coding sequence ATGACGCGACTCGATGCATATATGGAGCAGGCGATCGGTAAAGGGGCGAAGGAGGCGAAGGTTATCAATCCGTCGACAGTATTTACCGCGCCCTGGGTGCGCATGAAGTGCAGGTTCGGCTGCCCCATGCACGGCAAAGGACTCTGCTGCCCTCCTTTCACGCCCACCTGGGTTGAGACGCGGGCCGTCCTCGATTCATACGAACAGGCCATACTTCTCCACCGCCAGGGCACGAGCGGCTTAGACAAGGCTTTTAATGAAACCCTGGTGGACCTGGAAAGAACCCTTTTTCTCGACGGCTTCTACAAGGCCCTTGCCCTTGGAAGCGGCCCGTGCAGGATATGCAACGAGTGCGACCCCACGGGAAGCTGCAAAAACCCGATGAAGGCCCGCCCCTCGATGGAAAGCTGCGGGATAGACGTATTCAGGACTGCCCGGGAGAATGGCTTCCCCATCCAGACGGTCCGGGTGAAAGGGGATGAGAAAAACCTTTACGGCCTTCTCCTGGTGGAGTAG
- a CDS encoding DUF126 domain-containing protein produces the protein MATTRREFLKTAGVTLVASGMVMSGLNEAAAQSGSVIRIKGKAIVPGVVKGEALVSSMPISFTGGMNPQTGVIREKGHVLLGQSVAGKILVFPQGKGSTTGSWQFWVAYKKGKAPIGLINVKAEGIVTCSAVITNTPMIHLLEKNPLEMIRTGDMVTINGNEGWIEVVRA, from the coding sequence ATGGCAACTACAAGAAGAGAATTCTTGAAAACGGCAGGCGTCACCCTCGTCGCCTCGGGTATGGTCATGTCCGGTCTTAACGAGGCGGCAGCTCAGTCGGGCTCCGTGATAAGGATAAAAGGTAAGGCCATAGTGCCGGGGGTGGTGAAGGGTGAAGCCCTTGTCTCTTCCATGCCCATCTCCTTTACCGGCGGCATGAACCCCCAGACAGGGGTAATCCGGGAAAAGGGCCATGTCCTTTTGGGACAGAGCGTGGCGGGAAAGATACTCGTCTTCCCTCAGGGCAAGGGATCGACCACGGGATCGTGGCAATTCTGGGTTGCCTATAAAAAAGGCAAGGCGCCCATAGGCCTCATCAACGTAAAAGCCGAAGGGATCGTCACCTGCAGCGCGGTGATTACGAATACACCCATGATCCATCTCCTTGAGAAGAACCCTCTCGAGATGATCCGTACGGGAGATATGGTCACCATTAATGGGAACGAAGGTTGGATCGAGGTGGTCCGGGCGTAG
- a CDS encoding cache domain-containing protein, which yields MKKNLFFHLCVLVAALGMVCAAGAASQEEAKIFAEKAAAFAKANGKEKAVAEFNNPGGQFVKGDLYIFANDLNGTCLANGASPQLAGKNLLGLRDSANKLFFKEMTDVAAAKGGGWVEYSWTNPATKKVQAKITWIKKVEGADYYVGCGVYK from the coding sequence ATGAAGAAGAACCTGTTTTTTCACCTATGCGTGTTGGTTGCGGCACTGGGGATGGTCTGTGCGGCCGGGGCAGCCTCACAGGAGGAAGCGAAAATATTTGCGGAAAAGGCGGCTGCCTTCGCGAAGGCGAATGGAAAGGAGAAGGCCGTGGCGGAGTTCAATAACCCCGGCGGCCAATTCGTCAAGGGTGATCTGTATATCTTCGCCAATGACTTAAACGGCACGTGCCTGGCGAACGGGGCAAGCCCCCAGCTTGCGGGAAAGAACCTCCTGGGGCTCAGGGACTCCGCCAATAAGCTCTTCTTTAAGGAGATGACTGACGTGGCCGCGGCAAAGGGGGGCGGATGGGTGGAATATTCGTGGACCAATCCTGCGACGAAAAAGGTGCAGGCCAAAATAACCTGGATCAAAAAGGTCGAAGGTGCAGACTACTATGTGGGGTGCGGCGTCTATAAGTAG
- a CDS encoding aconitase X catalytic domain-containing protein, producing the protein MELTKREQGCLAGKEGKGAQKCMQLLVAMGEVAGAKRMVPIVSGHIAGNYAVMEDEGIAWVEEIVRDGAKLQIYTTKNPEMYDFDNPEELGVPVRIQMIQNRMNSALKALGVTLTYTCHHYLVGNVPRFGDHIAWASSGSLCYANSVIGARSNRDGDHVVISAGVTGVIPEMGLHLTENRKGQVLVSTKNLPLSKFDYAQWQAMGYKMGKIIGPRIPVFIDLPPEYMPFENIRALFYSLTTTGAMPMIHLVGITPEAPTLEAACQGSAKGLEVISISEEDVRQGYKEASSAKTDKVDLVIFGCPQCSIQEMTQAVALLEGKKVAAGTELWFCTSNWVKTLCKRMGYEEKIKAAGGRIVADVGAGDGPFIYLKERGIKTMAINSVRGSYYATNLWGMGTWFGTTEECINSAIAGKWQGRI; encoded by the coding sequence ATGGAGCTTACAAAGAGAGAGCAGGGGTGTTTAGCGGGCAAGGAGGGGAAGGGCGCTCAGAAATGCATGCAGCTTCTTGTTGCCATGGGTGAGGTGGCGGGCGCAAAGCGCATGGTCCCCATCGTGAGCGGCCATATTGCGGGAAATTACGCGGTCATGGAGGACGAAGGCATTGCGTGGGTCGAAGAGATCGTCCGGGATGGGGCGAAGCTGCAGATCTATACCACGAAAAATCCGGAGATGTATGATTTTGACAACCCCGAGGAGCTGGGAGTGCCCGTAAGGATCCAAATGATCCAGAACAGGATGAATTCCGCACTGAAGGCCCTCGGCGTGACCCTTACCTATACGTGCCACCACTACCTTGTAGGCAACGTGCCGCGCTTCGGGGACCATATCGCCTGGGCATCCTCGGGAAGCCTCTGTTACGCGAATTCCGTGATAGGGGCGCGGTCGAACCGTGACGGCGACCATGTGGTCATTTCCGCGGGGGTGACGGGAGTGATCCCGGAGATGGGTCTCCATCTGACGGAAAACAGAAAAGGACAGGTCCTTGTAAGCACGAAAAATCTCCCTCTTTCGAAGTTCGATTATGCCCAGTGGCAGGCCATGGGCTATAAGATGGGTAAGATCATCGGTCCCAGGATCCCCGTCTTTATCGATCTGCCCCCGGAGTACATGCCCTTCGAGAACATCAGGGCCCTCTTCTACAGCCTTACGACCACGGGCGCCATGCCCATGATCCACCTGGTGGGCATCACGCCTGAAGCGCCCACCCTGGAAGCGGCGTGCCAGGGCAGCGCGAAAGGCCTCGAGGTTATCTCCATCAGTGAAGAGGATGTACGCCAGGGATACAAAGAGGCATCCAGCGCGAAAACGGACAAGGTAGACCTCGTGATCTTCGGATGTCCTCAGTGCAGCATTCAGGAGATGACCCAGGCCGTCGCGTTATTGGAAGGGAAGAAGGTCGCGGCCGGCACGGAGCTTTGGTTCTGCACCTCCAACTGGGTAAAGACCCTCTGTAAAAGAATGGGCTACGAAGAGAAGATAAAAGCGGCAGGCGGCAGGATCGTAGCCGACGTGGGCGCCGGCGATGGCCCCTTCATCTATCTGAAGGAGCGGGGCATCAAGACCATGGCCATAAACTCGGTGCGGGGCAGCTACTACGCGACCAACCTGTGGGGCATGGGCACCTGGTTCGGCACTACTGAAGAGTGCATTAACTCGGCGATCGCGGGCAAATGGCAGGGACGGATATAG
- a CDS encoding proline iminopeptidase-family hydrolase, translated as MKIMEEGFIKVPGGKVWFRIAGASASSLPLLVVHGGPGAPHDYLESLEALSAKRPVIFYDQLGCGNSETPEDLSLFTLSRFVEELSLLRKALGLTRLHILGQSWGSMLVVEYMLTRKPEGVASLVFSGPCLSAQRFITDQRQYLSAFPDSLRRIINRSEATGEFASQAYQDAMKSITELMYAALTHGRKA; from the coding sequence ATGAAAATAATGGAAGAAGGCTTTATAAAGGTACCCGGAGGCAAGGTCTGGTTTAGGATAGCAGGGGCGAGTGCCTCTTCGCTCCCCCTCCTCGTTGTCCATGGCGGGCCCGGTGCTCCCCACGACTATCTGGAATCCCTGGAGGCCTTATCAGCCAAGCGTCCGGTCATATTCTACGATCAGCTCGGCTGTGGGAATTCGGAGACGCCGGAGGATCTGTCGCTCTTCACCCTTTCCCGTTTCGTGGAGGAGCTCTCCCTTCTCCGGAAGGCCCTGGGGCTCACAAGGCTCCATATTCTAGGCCAGTCATGGGGCTCTATGCTCGTTGTGGAGTATATGCTTACCCGAAAGCCCGAAGGGGTGGCGAGCCTCGTCTTTTCCGGTCCCTGCCTTTCGGCGCAACGTTTTATCACCGACCAGAGGCAATACCTTTCAGCCTTCCCCGACTCTCTCCGGAGGATCATCAACCGGAGCGAGGCAACAGGGGAGTTCGCGTCCCAGGCCTACCAGGACGCCATGAAGTCTATTACAGAACTCATGTATGCCGCCTTGACCCATGGCCGGAAAGCATGA
- a CDS encoding alpha/beta fold hydrolase, with protein sequence MKRTFSKFGHFVYEYMWGPSEFTLTGTLKEYDRTAELKEITVPVLFTAGRYDEAAPATMEYYRDMLPGSEMIIFEEASHMHHLEQPEAYMKAVDEFLLRHDT encoded by the coding sequence ATGAAAAGGACCTTCTCGAAATTCGGACACTTTGTCTACGAGTATATGTGGGGTCCAAGTGAATTCACGCTCACCGGCACGCTCAAGGAGTACGACCGGACCGCCGAGCTTAAGGAGATCACCGTGCCCGTCCTCTTCACCGCCGGTCGATATGACGAGGCGGCGCCCGCTACCATGGAATACTATCGCGACATGCTTCCCGGCTCGGAGATGATTATTTTCGAAGAGGCCTCCCATATGCACCATCTGGAACAGCCGGAGGCTTATATGAAGGCCGTGGACGAATTCCTTCTTCGCCATGATACATAG